In Nocardioides luti, the DNA window CGAGAACAGCACACGGACGGCGCCGATGAGCAGCGTCATGACGACGGTGGTGAGACCGGCGACGGCACCCGCGGCGATCAGCGTGGCGAAGCCGTCGTGGCCGACGGACTGGAACGCCGAGGCCAGCGCGGCCTCGGTGTCGATCTTGTCGTAGCGGACCATGCCGGTGATCACCAGCGCGACCGCCATGTACAGGATCGTGCAGATCACCAGCGAGAAGATGATGCCGCGGGGCAGGTCCTTCTGCGGGTTCTTGGCCTCCTCCGCGGTCGTGGCGACCACGTCGAAGCCGATGTAGGCGAAGAACACGATCGAGGCGCCGGAGATGATACCGAGCACGCCGTACGTCGACGGCTCGAGGCCGAAGGCCCACTGGATGAGCGGCTGGGTCAGCCCGCCCGCGGTGGGGGTGTCGGCGGCCGGCGGGATGAACGGCGAGTAGTTGCCGCCCTTGATGAAGAACAGCCCGGCCACGATCACGAACAGCACGATGAAGAGCTTCACGCCGACCAGCACCAGGTTGACGCGCATCGACTCCTTGATGCCGACGGCGATCAGCGCCGTCAGCACCAGGACGAGCAGCAGCGCGGCGAGGTTCACGTGGCCCCAGGAGAACGTCGCGGGGTCGGCCGGGCCGACCGAGTCGGGCCAGCCGAGCCCGATCTCCTCGAGGAAGGTCACGAAGTAGGTGCTCCAGCCCTGGGCGACCACGGAGGCGCCGAGCATCAGCTCCAGGATGAGGTCCCAGCCGATGATCCAGGCGACGAGCTCGCCCATGGTGGCGTAGGAGAACGTGTACGCCGACCCGGAGACCGGCACGGTCGAGGCGAACTCCGCGTAGCAGAGCGCCGCGAGGCCGCAGCACGCCGCGGCGATCGCGAAGGAGAACACGACGCCCGGCCCGGCGAACTGGGAGGCGGCGGTGCCGGTCAGCGTGAAGATGCCGGCACCGATGATCACCCCGATGCCGAAGACGGTCAGGTCGAGGGCCGACAGGGACTTCTTGAGCTTGAAGTCCGGGTCCTCGGTGTCTTCCATGGACTGTTCGACGGACTTGGTGCGCAGCACGTTCATGCCGCAGAACGTAACCCCTCGCGACGCTCAGCCGGTGGAGGTGGGCGAGGGACTCTCCGGGGACGGGGACGCGGACCCGGACGCCTTGCCGGACGGGCTCCCGGAGGGTGACCCCGACGGGCTCCCGGACGGCGACGCCGACGGTGACGAGGAGGGCGTCGGCGACGGCGTGGACTCGGGCGGCAGCAGCGAGTCGGGGTCGTACGTCGCGACGATCAGCCGGCCGGCGCGCTTCGCCAGCGACTCCGGCGTCAGGCCGAGCTGCTGCTGCAGCACCTCGTCGGGGTCGGCGCCCTTCGCGGCCATCGCGTCCAGCAGCGACCACAGGGCCGGGCTGCCGAACGCCGAGGCGACGTACTCGCACGCCCACCAGGAGACCGCGTAGTGCTGGCGCGCGTCCGGGCCGTTGAAGGTGTCGTCGCCGGGCAGGCCGTCGAGGCCGGCCTTGGCGGCCGCGAGACCCTCGGGGCTGATCGCGCGGTCCTGCGGCGCGAGCGGGCGGACGGAGACGTACTCCGCCAGCCCCTCGCTGAGCCAGACCGGTGCCCCGTCGTCGTGCGCGCCCACGGCGACGTGGGTGACCTCGTGGCGCACGAGCCGCTCCTGCTCGCGGCCGGAGCGCCCCAGCATCGACGGGTTCAGCACGAAGCGCGTCGCCGCCAGCCGACGGCTCCCCGGCGCGACCGGCACGGGGAAGGCCACGCCGTCGAGGGTCTCCGGGTCACCGGTGGGCAGGTCGTCGATCGAGCTCAGGAAGTCGTTGGTCGAGAGGGCGTAGACGACCACCGCCCGGGTCCAGGGGTAGGGCACGAAGGCGGACACGCCCGCGATGGCGTCGACCACCGAGCCGACGACGGTGCCGGCGTGCTGCACGCTCCCGGCGTCGAAGATGCCGAGGACGCCCGGCCCGGTGCGGACCTCGATCGGGCCGGAGTCCCACGGCTGCGGCTCGACGTGGTTGCGCTTCTCCCAGGCGGCGTCGGTCGTCGACGCCAGCACCATCCGGGACGAGCCGGGCCGCGCCGGTCGGAAGAGGTAGCGGTCCGGAGTCGTCACGGGCCGGTCGTCGAAACCATCCAGCTGCATCCGCACCCGGACCACCGCCCAGTAGGCGTCGCCGTCGCGCACCAGGCTCGCCGGGTCGAGGGTGTAGTCGAAGGTCGAGAGCGGGAGCTGGGTGAGGTTGGCGAAGTAGGTGTGCTGCCGCTGCGCGAAGCGGCGGCCCGGCGCCAGGCCCTTGTCGTACGTCGTGGGGTCGGCCTCCCGGACCGCGGTCGCGCGGCGGTCCAGGGCCTTGGTGATCGCGCGGGCGACGTCCGCGGCGACGGGCGCGCGGGGCGCCGGCGGCTCGTCCGAGCCGTCGTCCGAGCACGCGACCAGGCAGCTCGCCGCGAGGGCGAGCGCGAGGAACCGGCTAGCCGAGCCGGTCGGCATCGACCGTGGCCCGGCCCTCGGCGAGCGCGCTCATGTCCTCGACGATCCCGAGGGCGAGCGCCTGCGGGGTGAGCCCGATCCGCTCCAGGATCGCGTTGCGCTTCGCGTGGTCGAGGAACTCCTGCGGGATGCCGTGCAGGCGGAAGGGCGTGCGCACGCCGGCGTCGTTGAGGGTCTGGAGCAGCCTCGAGCCGACGCCGCCCACCCGGCCGCTGTCCTCGATGCTGACGACCAGCCGGTGCTCGCGGGCCAGGTCGACGATCGCGGGGTCGACCGGCATGACCCAGCGGGGGTCGATGACGGTGACGCCGATGCCCTGGGCGACGAGCCGCTCCCCCACCTCGACGGCGGTGCCGGCCATCGAGCCGATGCCGACGACGAGCACGTCCCGGGGGCCGTTGCGCAGGAGCACGTCGGTGCCGCCGGCCTTGCCGACCGCCGGGATGTCCTCGGGCGGCGGGCCCTTGGGGTAGCGCAGCACGGTCGGGGCGTCGTCGACGTCGACGGCCTCGTCGAGCAACTCGCGCAGCCGGGTCGCGTCGCGCGGGGCCGCCAGCCGCAGGCCCGGCACCACCTGGAGGATCGACATGTCCCACATGCCGTTGTGGCTGGCGCCGTCGTCCCCGGTGACGCCGGAGCGGTCCAGCGCGAAGGTGACGCCGCACTTGTGCAGGGCGACGTCCATCAGCACCTGGTCGAAGGCGCGGTTGAGGAACGTGCCGTACAGCGCGACGACCGGGTGCAGCCCGCCGAGCGCGAGGCCTGCGGCGGACGTGGCCGCATGCTGCTCGGCGATGCCGACGTCGAAGGTGCGCTCGGGGAAGCGGGCCTGGAAGGCGTCGAGCCCGACCGGGTGCATCATCGCGGCGGTGATGCCGACGACGTCCGGGCGGCGCTCGCCGACCTCGACGATGGCGTCGGAGAAGTAGTCGGTCCAGATCCGGCCCTTGGGCTTCTCGGCGCCGGTCTGCACGTCGAAGGGGCCGGGCGCGTGGAACTGGTCGGCCTCGTGCCGCTCGGCCGGGTCGTAGCCGTAGCCCTTGCGGGTGATCGCGTGCACGATCACGGGGCCGTTGAACTTCTTGGCCTGGCTCAGCGCCTGCTCCATCGCGGCGCGGTCGTGCCCGTCGACGGGACCGACGTACTTCAGGCCGAGGTCCTCGAAGAGGCCCTGGGGCGCGAGGGCGTCCTTGACGCCCTTCTTCATCGCGTGGAGGGCGTCGTACGCCGCCGGGCCGACGCCCGGCACCGCGTTGAGCCGGCGCTTGACGAGGTCGAGGACGTTCTCGTAGCGCGGGCTCGTGCGCAGCGCGGTCAGCGCGGTCGCGAGGCCGCCGATCGTCGGCGTGTAGGAGCGGCCGTTGTCGTTGACGACGATGACCAGGCGGCTCTTCTTCGCGATCGCGATGTTGTTCAGGGCCTCCCACGCCATGCCGCCCGTGAGGGCGCCGTCGCCGATGACCGCGACGACGTGGCGGTTCTCGCCGCGGATCGTGTAGGCCTTCGCGAGGCCGTCGGCGTAGCTGAGCGCCGTGGAGGCGTGGGAGTTCTCGACGATGTCGTGGTCCGACTCGGCCTGGCTGGGGTAGCCGCTCATGCCGCCCTCGCGGCGCAGCGTGCCGAAGTCGCCGGCGCGGCCGGTGACGAGCTTGTGCACGTAGGACTGGTGGCCGGTGTCGAAGACGATGCGGTCGGTCGGCGAGTCGAAGACGCGGTGGATCGCGAGCGTCAGCTCCACGACGCCGAGGTTCGGACCGAGGTGACCGGTGTTCGTCGCGACCGTGCGGATCATCAGGTCGCGGATCTCGGCCGCCAGGGCCTCCAGCTGGGCGTCACCGAGGTCGCGCAGGGCGCGCGGCGAGGTGATCGAGTCGAGAGTTCCCATAGCGGCCGAGTCTACGCGGCTAGAGGGTGACGACCGCGATGGCGGGCTCGTGCAGGCTGCCGAGCCAGACCCGGCCCTCGTGCTCCCGGACGCCGGTCACCATGTGGTAGCCCGGCGTGTCGACGTCGACGTCGTGCACCAGGGCCCCCGCGTCGTCGTACGCCTGGACGCGGACGGTGCGCTTCGGCTTCGGCTGGACCCTCTCGGGGATCCGGGTGACCTGGCGGCGCAGCCAGGGCGGGCTCGTCTGGAGCCGCTCGACGACCGGGTCGCGCGGTGAGGCGATCGTGACCCAGACCAGGCCGTCGGAGCCGCGGGCGATGTTGTCGGGGTAGCCCGGCAGGTCCTGCACGAGGAAGTCGCGGGTGCCGGCCCGCTCCCCGGTGAGCCAGTGGCGGACCACCGTGCGGGCCCCGGTCTCGGCGACCGCGACGTACGACTCGTCCGCGCTGAGCGCGACCCCGTTGGCGAAGGCCAGCCCGTCGAGCACCACATCGACGGCACCGTCCGTGCCCAGGCGGAGCAGCCGCCCCGTGCGGGTGTTCTGGACGAAGTCGTCCTTCCAGCGGTCGATGCCGAACTGCGTGGAGGAGTCGGAGAACCACACCGTGCCGTCGCCCGCGATGGCGGCGTTGTTGCAGAAGCGCATCTGGCGGCCGGCGACCGAGTCCGTGACCCGCTCGACCGCGCCGCTCGCGGTGTCGACGCGCAGCAGGCCGCGACGCGCGTCGCACACCAGCAGGCGACCGTCGCCGTCGAGCTCGAGCCCCAGGGGGCGCCCCTCGGTCTGGGCGACCCGCTCGATGCGGCGGCCGTCGTGGGAGACCCGGTAGACGCTGCCGTCCTCGGTCCCGGTGAACACCGACCCCTCGTCGGGACCGTGGGTCGCGACGACCACGTCCTCGGCGCCGTGGGAGGGGACGAGGACGACGTCGATGCGCTGGCTGCTCACCGGGCCATCGTGGCGCACCGGTCAAGCCCCGTCGCTCAGCCCGCGAGGGAACGGACGACGAGCACGACCGCGCTGGCCGCGCTGATGACCAGCACGGCGGGCCGGACGACGTGGGCCGGGAGCCGACGCCGCAGCGGGATCCCGGCGACCACGCCCAGCACGACGGCCGGGAGCAGCACCGCGCACGCGTGCAGCTGGTGCAGGGTCAGGTCACCCGAGATCGTCAGGCCGACCAGGCTGATCGCGGCGCCGATGAGGAAGTAGACCGCCATCGTGCTGCGGATCTGGTGCGGCGGGCGGTGCTGGTAGAGCAGGGCGTACGGCGGCCCGCCGATCGAGGTGGCCGTCCCGGTCACGCCGCCGATGAAGCCGGCGACGCTCAGGCTGGTGCGGGTGATCGGCACCGTCACGACCTTCCAGGTCAGCAGCACCGCGACGAGCACCATGCCCCCGACGGAGATCCCGAGCTCGCGCTCGGACAGGTGCGACACCACCCAGACGCCGAGGGCGGTGCCGACGATGCGCGACGGGAGCGACCAGTTGAGGCCGGGCCAGTCGATGTCCTCGTGGTCGTGCAGCAGGGTCACGCACGGGAGCAGCAGCGCGAGCGCGATCAGCACGCCCGGCATCAGCTGCGGCTCGGCCATCGTGATGACCGGCGCGGCGACCAGGCCGATGCCGAGGCCGACGACGGCCTGCATGGTGCTGCCCACGAGGACGGCCAGGAACACGAGCGCCAGGGCACCCGTGGAGACGCCCGCGATCACGCGGGGGTCACGCGGTGGTGGGGGCGACGGCAGCGGCGTACGCCGGCGAGTCGAGCAGGGCGGGCAGGGCGATGCCCGCGGCGGCGGTGAGGTCGAGCGTCGGCGCCACGGCCGGGTCGACGAAGACCATCTGGCGACCCTCGTGGCACTCGATCCCGGCGTCGGTGAGGGTGGTGGCCCCGACGAACAGGGTGAACTCGTCGTCCTGGCCGCAGTGCTCGTGGAAGACCAGGAACGGGCCGAGCGCCTCGAGACCACCGTCGAGGCGGACCCCGGTCTCCTCCTCGAGCTCGCGGTAGGCCGCCTGCTCGTAGGTCTCGCCCTCCTCCACGCTGCCGCCCGGGAAGCCCCAGCGCTCGGGGTCGATCACCGGGTGCTCGTCGCGCTCCTGGAGCAGGACCCACCCGCGGGGGTCGACGAGGGCGACGCTGGAGAACCGGTGCACGGCGCTCAGGTTACCGGCGAAGGCCTGCCGACCCGGCGCCGCCGTGGCATCGTGCGGGGCATGCAGCGGCACCACTCGGGACCGAGCTCCCGCCGTACGTCGTCGGCGACGGCACTCCTGGCCACGATCGTCCTCGCGGCGACCTCCTCCACCGTCCTGCCCGCCTCCCCCGTGGCGGCCGCCCACGCCGACCCGCGGGGCCAGGCGGCGCCGCTGGTGACCGGCTACGTGCTGGACGGCGCTCCCGACCGGCTGGTCCACGACAACGCCTCCGGGCTCGACGAGCTCGGCGTCGACGGCGTCGCCCTCGACTCCGACGGGGCCGGCGTCGCCGACCCGAGCGACGGCGCCGTGCGCCTGCTGGGCACCGCGCACGACGACGGCCTGCGTGCCGAGCTGCTGATCCACAACTACAGCAGCGAGATCGGCGACTTCGACTCCACCGCGGCGGCCCGGCTGCTCCGCGACGACGACCACGTGCGGGCGGTCGCCCAGCGGCTCGCCGACATCGCCGTCGACCAGGGCTGGGACGGCATCACCGTCGACCTCGAGTCGCTGCACCGCAAGGACGCCGACGGGCTGGTGCTGCTGATGAGCGAGCTGCAGTCCCGGATGCCGGCTGCGAAGACGGTCACCGTCGACCTGATGGCCTCCACCGACCTGCGGGAGTTCCGGGCCCGCGGCTACAGGCTGGCGGCGATCGCCGGGGTGGCCGACGTGGTCGCGGTGATGACCTACGACCAGCACGGCCCCGGCTGGTCCGGCCCCGGGCCGGTCGGCGGCCTCGCGTGGCAGCGCGACGTCCTCGACACCCTGACCTCGAGGGTGCCGGTGGACCAGGTCGACCTCGGCGTGGCCGGCTACGGCTACACCTGGCCGAAGCACGGCACCGGCCGCACCGTGACGGTCCCCGCCGCCCGCCGACTCGTGCAGAAGGACGGCGCGAAGGCCGTCTGGAAGCGCCGGGCGGCCGAGTGGACCGCCCGCCTCTCCAACGGCACGGTCCTGTGGTGGTCCGACGGCCGGTCGTTCCGCAAGCGGCAGGCCCTCGCCGCGTCGTACGGCGTCCGCGGGCT includes these proteins:
- the dxs gene encoding 1-deoxy-D-xylulose-5-phosphate synthase, with translation MGTLDSITSPRALRDLGDAQLEALAAEIRDLMIRTVATNTGHLGPNLGVVELTLAIHRVFDSPTDRIVFDTGHQSYVHKLVTGRAGDFGTLRREGGMSGYPSQAESDHDIVENSHASTALSYADGLAKAYTIRGENRHVVAVIGDGALTGGMAWEALNNIAIAKKSRLVIVVNDNGRSYTPTIGGLATALTALRTSPRYENVLDLVKRRLNAVPGVGPAAYDALHAMKKGVKDALAPQGLFEDLGLKYVGPVDGHDRAAMEQALSQAKKFNGPVIVHAITRKGYGYDPAERHEADQFHAPGPFDVQTGAEKPKGRIWTDYFSDAIVEVGERRPDVVGITAAMMHPVGLDAFQARFPERTFDVGIAEQHAATSAAGLALGGLHPVVALYGTFLNRAFDQVLMDVALHKCGVTFALDRSGVTGDDGASHNGMWDMSILQVVPGLRLAAPRDATRLRELLDEAVDVDDAPTVLRYPKGPPPEDIPAVGKAGGTDVLLRNGPRDVLVVGIGSMAGTAVEVGERLVAQGIGVTVIDPRWVMPVDPAIVDLAREHRLVVSIEDSGRVGGVGSRLLQTLNDAGVRTPFRLHGIPQEFLDHAKRNAILERIGLTPQALALGIVEDMSALAEGRATVDADRLG
- a CDS encoding NUDIX domain-containing protein, with product MHRFSSVALVDPRGWVLLQERDEHPVIDPERWGFPGGSVEEGETYEQAAYRELEEETGVRLDGGLEALGPFLVFHEHCGQDDEFTLFVGATTLTDAGIECHEGRQMVFVDPAVAPTLDLTAAAGIALPALLDSPAYAAAVAPTTA
- a CDS encoding sulfite exporter TauE/SafE family protein; the protein is MIAGVSTGALALVFLAVLVGSTMQAVVGLGIGLVAAPVITMAEPQLMPGVLIALALLLPCVTLLHDHEDIDWPGLNWSLPSRIVGTALGVWVVSHLSERELGISVGGMVLVAVLLTWKVVTVPITRTSLSVAGFIGGVTGTATSIGGPPYALLYQHRPPHQIRSTMAVYFLIGAAISLVGLTISGDLTLHQLHACAVLLPAVVLGVVAGIPLRRRLPAHVVRPAVLVISAASAVVLVVRSLAG
- a CDS encoding glycosyl hydrolase family 18 protein encodes the protein MQRHHSGPSSRRTSSATALLATIVLAATSSTVLPASPVAAAHADPRGQAAPLVTGYVLDGAPDRLVHDNASGLDELGVDGVALDSDGAGVADPSDGAVRLLGTAHDDGLRAELLIHNYSSEIGDFDSTAAARLLRDDDHVRAVAQRLADIAVDQGWDGITVDLESLHRKDADGLVLLMSELQSRMPAAKTVTVDLMASTDLREFRARGYRLAAIAGVADVVAVMTYDQHGPGWSGPGPVGGLAWQRDVLDTLTSRVPVDQVDLGVAGYGYTWPKHGTGRTVTVPAARRLVQKDGAKAVWKRRAAEWTARLSNGTVLWWSDGRSFRKRQALAASYGVRGLALWRLGSTDTL
- a CDS encoding APC family permease, with translation MNVLRTKSVEQSMEDTEDPDFKLKKSLSALDLTVFGIGVIIGAGIFTLTGTAASQFAGPGVVFSFAIAAACCGLAALCYAEFASTVPVSGSAYTFSYATMGELVAWIIGWDLILELMLGASVVAQGWSTYFVTFLEEIGLGWPDSVGPADPATFSWGHVNLAALLLVLVLTALIAVGIKESMRVNLVLVGVKLFIVLFVIVAGLFFIKGGNYSPFIPPAADTPTAGGLTQPLIQWAFGLEPSTYGVLGIISGASIVFFAYIGFDVVATTAEEAKNPQKDLPRGIIFSLVICTILYMAVALVITGMVRYDKIDTEAALASAFQSVGHDGFATLIAAGAVAGLTTVVMTLLIGAVRVLFSMSRDGLLPHAFGKTSARTGTPVRITLTIGGLVAAVAAFTPIDKLEEMVNIGTLSAFALVSIAVPILRRTRPDLERAFKVPFSPVLPIVAALVCVYLMVNLSLETWLRFLVWMAIGFVIYFVYGQRHSFVTDEGERKEAPTA
- a CDS encoding SMP-30/gluconolactonase/LRE family protein; translation: MSSQRIDVVLVPSHGAEDVVVATHGPDEGSVFTGTEDGSVYRVSHDGRRIERVAQTEGRPLGLELDGDGRLLVCDARRGLLRVDTASGAVERVTDSVAGRQMRFCNNAAIAGDGTVWFSDSSTQFGIDRWKDDFVQNTRTGRLLRLGTDGAVDVVLDGLAFANGVALSADESYVAVAETGARTVVRHWLTGERAGTRDFLVQDLPGYPDNIARGSDGLVWVTIASPRDPVVERLQTSPPWLRRQVTRIPERVQPKPKRTVRVQAYDDAGALVHDVDVDTPGYHMVTGVREHEGRVWLGSLHEPAIAVVTL